In a genomic window of Vespula vulgaris chromosome 13, iyVesVulg1.1, whole genome shotgun sequence:
- the LOC127068393 gene encoding myb-like protein P isoform X5: MGKVKKRSILLHSNQSQNVIRNLMLRDLGLHNINKTSTRELESIAETNLVLKSHRELKCDLPGVPRATFLMVFSPDGYVFFHKKVFNTIKNFLLYFRTKLASTHGNHNVYITEVKTGKNIRTLSGHPRTPWCIAFHPSSSQILASGCLGGQVRVWDLSGGSEVWNAKSRTVIASLAFHPSEQLLVIATYNEIHFWDWSQSEPFAVASTRSDKEKVRYVAFDNLGRKLITGIANISPIRSRRDRPSVEQPYRTLLRNPLEGFQDAEAVPRYHHLWDAPLYGYRMVNNYNYARRTRNGNASDLRTTRVTRTVPNAPEVSSDLRDRQSETLDDENSGEQSENGYWLLEENSNSDSNLDEASTSNASNSRRWTSRWIQLDSSNRNYDNNRTSSLNDPTHTRLTNDEMIQRAQNRFCNRNQIAPMPANSLSYEQPPLFPFRSLQESQFRRLEQSAVPEVHSSSSSLHHRPINPPANASSSTSAKRENSSNENNTQETHIPPKKERVEGESSTENQQQQQQQQQQQQQQQQQGQDSQVENQLRNNNSTFERSVDSNMSELNISRDITGEGFRRWRLSLNRDVGLHPLEIRLRIRLLGRHIDNMQRLCRARLEIVQLQQVRRMWEDLQHQIRSLHVTVRVERQNNNQETAEQSNTSTNAKPSTSGQNSSSMSTDSQSEPTRNFKKILLESYKRENNETADTKVCDQNQPSTSTGITKSSKFMSSEPQSHNSNNDGTENSTNISLSNLLPSESELRDMQPHNLSNILDSLYSQCQNCNLPDNSQYTNNAINDHTYSNLTTNDENIQLPSISSLVSNIGITSNLPTISAITTTTSQSPSVSHLVNNEVNNPSSVNETGQTSENVEYSSEDVNTHLNKHLNDNTNNNEYVNTNTEDSSNIPENFNPRIQPESSSNNINLQNRQYMYQRICKYGRRMYLRNPRLLPLGAKRGSRSQSSSDTSRFCESVRRPWHLRRNPPNVCDSTSNENSNERNQVQSTSEFLQVMILRLEFLVRQQRALAQNNNVARGFDSDSQIDNITDSENQEIEQIREATRLRARQVLSLMVEGLTQFFETNRPENGSQSNMLYEQIYKMYVLLHLALELTDLLLAQLVTTRRELESSQYGPYSTDLSSQSNNRTEIPRSNSLDNSLQTEEYNPSSNVQALSENNDDTEIFERNLDTENPGTSLEMNQTNTEDLFSVHANRNYHNMAERLKRLFFHPQQLDAESEGNNTEERQNLNHLTSHVNNSISTDNATLTAQNHEFQQAGTSTGHNLSEHALSAEVQNIVERIQSNSSVNTDSSTDSRRQNNVQPLGSNIIYRNNGSRELRFHELSAAINRRGFRNNWQNISSGLNQHSQETEQRIPRPNSSNWGNFIPSEQSTRRPLNFQGSTLSAPIIRRASTPIRGYVRRYPTLQRERFRRRISYRNGVSRRQELNIPVIRVNGIPLNELHNLPGNQRRRLNAPPHIPSPYFIDNFPNDVERNGNNNNNNINNNNNNNNNNNNNNNNNVNVNNNNNNNYNNYNYYHHQPGPSSIHQNNNRYRQNLGIHQILSPIVFAQAMWRNRFVRYSEFGNSNSAVRNITNSTGGGGSGGGSGSASGSGGGGGGGSGGGGGGSGGGGGGGGGGGGGGGGGGGGGGGGGGGGGSGDGDGDGDGGGISGGGQDTGNDDSDDIDLGDHIPVSMTVNGFEIQSYRVQAWDFSTGEIPDITDSKKNIVVRECKIHNDASIDISSDGKLLTTLLPSGRINVTTTLGIYSLQWETLGERIYSTKIDQTVVSVSMSPTRQHLLVGLASRRSRARGFLMALLYKLTDKESTKEKQCLVEQIDPECYNSYEPSDSYRTDEFIHGIDNFGNTRQNNDDIDRQDQDWRHRSMRTDIDIKDNKRNMVLIRKLLLYIPGSTGYVSLNCIRWAPQPGQGMVYATNTGQLNILH; encoded by the exons ATGGGGAAAGTCAAAAAAAGGTCGATATTGCTACATAGCAATCAATCTCAGAATGTGATACGCAACCTAATGTTAAGAGATTTAGGTcttcataatataaataaaactagtACACGAGAACTTGAATCAATAGCGGAAACAAATCTTGTTTTGAAGAGTCATAGAGAGTTG aaatgtgATTTACCTGGTGTTCCTAGAGCAACTTTTTTAATGGTCTTTAGTCCTGATGGGTatgttttttttcataaaaaggTATTTAacacaattaaaaattttctattatatttcaggACTAAACTGGCATCTACACATGGAAATcacaatgtatatattacagaaGTTAAGACAGGGAAGAATATAAGAACTCTTTCCGGCCATCCACGTACACCTTGGTGTATAGCTTTCCATCCATCTTCAAGTCAGATATTAGCTTCTGGTTGTCTTGGTGGTCAAGTTCGTGTATGGGATTTAAGT GGAGGTAGCGAAGTATGGAATGCTAAAAGTCGTACAGTCATTGCATCTCTTGCATTTCATCCATCTGAACAGTTGCTTGTAATAGCAACTTataatgaaattcatttttgGGATTGGAGTCAATCGGAACCTTTTGCAGTAGCTTCAACGCGatcggataaagaaaaagtgag gtATGTAGCATTCGATAATCTcggaagaaaattaatcacAGGTATCGCAAATATATCACCAATTCGATCACGGAGGGATCGTCCTTCTGTAGAGCAGCCGTACAGAACTCTATTAag aaatcCATTGGAAGGTTTTCAAGATGCTGAAGCAGTACCTCGCTATCATCATTTATGGGATGCGCCTCTTTATGGATACAGAATggtgaataattataattatgcaAGAAGAACACGAAACGGTAACGCATCTGATCTGAGAACTACAAGAGTGACAAGAACTGTTCCCAATGCACCAGAGGTATCATCCGACCTAAGAGATCGACAAAG TGAAACTTTGGATGACGAAAATAGTGGAGAACAATCAGAGAATGGATATTGGCTCCTGGAAGAAAATAGTAATTCAGATTCCAACCTTGACGAAGCCAGTACAAGTAATGCTTCTAATTCACGAAGATGGACCAGTCGTTGGATTCAATTAGACTCCTCCAACagaaattatgataataatcgtaCATCGTCGCTCAATGATCCAACGCATACGAGACTCACGAACGATGAGATGATTCAAAGAGCTCAGAATAGGTTCTGCAATAGAAATCAAATTGCCCCTATGCCTGCGAATTCTCTAAGCTACGAACAGCCACCGTTATTTCCGTTCAGAAGTTTGCAAGAAAGTCAATTTAGGAGACTAGAACAAAGCGCAGTGCCAGAAGTTCATTCTTCCAGTAGTTCGCTTCATCATCGGCCAATAAATCCTCCTGCGAATGCAAGTAGTAGTACGTcggcgaaaagagaaaattcaagCAATGAGAACAACACGCAAGAAACACATATTCCtccaaagaaggaaagagtagAAGGGGAAAGTTCAACGGaaaatcaacaacaacaacaacaacaacaacagcaacagcaacagcaacaacaacaaggaCAAGATAGTCAAGTTGAAAATCAATTAAGAAACAATAACTCTACTTTCGAACGATCTGTAGATAGTAATATGAGCGAATTGAATATCAGCAGAGATATAACTGGAGAAGGATTCAGAAGATGGAGATTGTCCCTGAATCGAGATGTCGGTCTTCATCCTTTAGAAATTCGACTGAGAATACGCCTCCTTGGACGACATATAGATAATATGCAACGTTTGTGTAG AGCCAGATTAGAAATTGTTCAACTGCAGCAAGTTCGTAGGATGTGGGAAGACTTGCAACATCAAATACGTTCGCTACATGTAACCGTACGAGTTGAGAGACAAAACAATAATCAAGAAACAGCAGAACAATCGAATACAAGTACAAATGCTAAACCTTCGACGTCTGGTCAGAATTCCTCTTCAATGTCGACAGATTCTCAAAGTGAACCTACTAGAAACtttaaaaagattcttttaGAAAGttataagagagagaataacgaGACTGCTGATACGAAAGTGTGCGATCAAAATCAACCTTCAACATCTACAGGGATAACGAAATCATCCAAATTTATGAGCAGCGAACCACAAAGTCACAATAGCAATAACGATGGGACAGAAAATTCGACGAACATAAGCCTTTCGAATTTATTACCAAGTGAATCTGAATTAAGAGATATGCAACCGcataatttatcgaatatattggACAGTCTTTACTCGCAATGTCAGAATTGTAATCTTCCTGATAATTCGCAGTACACGAATAATGCGATAAATGATCATACTTATTCGAATTTAACAACCAACGatgaaaatatacaattacCAAGTATATCAAGTCTTGTTTCTAATATTGGAATCACGTCAAACTTACCAACAATTTCTGCAATCACCACTACAACTTCGCAATCGCCTAGCGTTTCGCATTTAGTTAATAACGAAGTAAATAATCCAAGTTCTGTTAATGAAACAGGGCAGACGAGTGAAAATGTAGAGTATTCTTCCGAGGATGTAAATACGCATCTCAATAAACATCTTAatgataatactaataataacgaatacgTTAATACCAATACAGAAGATTCATCAAATATTCCTGAAAATTTTAATCCAAGAATACAACCCGAATCGTCgtcaaataatatcaatttacaAAACAGACAGTACATGTACCAAAGAATTTGTAAATATGGCCGCCGAATGTACTTAAG aaatccAAGATTATTGCCACTGGGAGCTAAAAGAGGCTCTAGATCACAATCGAGTAGCGACACTTCTCGTTTTTGTGAAAGTGTAAGAAGGCCATGGCATTTACGTAGAAATCCACCGAACGTATGCGATAGTACGTCCAATGAAAATAGTAATGAAAGAAATCAAGTGCAAAGTACTTCAGAATTTTTACAAGTAATGATACTTCGATTGGAGTTCTTAGTTCGTCAGCAAAGAGCTCTCGCTCAAAATAATAACGTTGCTAGGGGTTTTGATAGTGATAGTCAAATAGACAATATCACGGATAGTGAAAATCAAGAAATTGAACAGATTCGAGAAGCTACTCGTCTTCGAGCTAG GCAAGTTCTTAGTTTGATGGTTGAAGGTTTAACGCAATTCTTTGAAACTAACAGACCTGAGAATGGATCGCAAAGTAATATGCTTTATGAACAAATCTATA aaatgtaTGTTTTACTGCACTTAGCATTAGAATTAACGGATTTGTTATTAGCTCAATTGGTAACTACGAGACGAGAATTGGAGTCTAGTCAATATGGGCCATATAGTACCGATCTTTCATCTCAAAGTAATAATAGGACAGAAATACCTCGAAGTAATAGTTTAGACAATAGTTTACAAACGGAAGAATACAATCCAAGCAGCAACGTGCAAGCGTTATCAGAAAATAACGACGACACtgaaatttttgaaagaaatcttGATACAGAAAATCCTGGAACATCCCTTGAGATGAATCAGACAAATACGGAGGATCTTTTCTCGGTACACGCTAATAGAAACTATCACAATATGGCagaacgattaaaaagatTGTTCTTTCATCCGCAACAACTTGATGCTGAATCAGAAGGCAATAATACGGAGGAACGTCAAAATTTGAATCATCTGACTTCACACGTGAATAATTCCATAAGTACGGATAACGCTACTCTCACTGCACAAAATCATGAGTTTCAGCAAGCGGGTACAAGCACCGGTCATAATTTATCGGAGCATGCTTTGTCCGCTGAGGTACAGAATATCGTTGAAAGGATTCAAAGTAATAGTTCTGTTAATACCGATAGCTCGACGGATAGTAGAAGACAAAATAATGTGCAACCTCTAGGTAGTAACATTATCTACAGAAATAATGGTTCTCGTGAGTTACGTTTTCATGAGCTTAGTGCAGCAATTAACAGAAGAGGATTTAGAAACAATTGGCAAAACATATCGTCTGGACTCAATCAGCATTCGCAAGAAACTGAACAAAGAATTCCAAGACCAAACTCTTCTAATTGGGGTAACTTTATTCCAAGCGAACAAAGTACGAGAAGACCATTAAATTTCCAAGGGTCTACTTTATCAGCGCCGATAATAAGAAGAGCGTCTACGCCTATTCGAGGATATGTTAGAAGATACCCTACACTTCAAAGGGAACGTTTCAGACGTAGAATATCTTATAGAAACGGAGTATCTCGTAGACAAGAATTAAATATTCCTGTTATACGAGTAAACGGAATTCCATTGAACGAATTGCATAATTTGCCAGGAAATCAAAGAAGGAGACTTAATGCTCCACCTCATATTCCTTCGccatattttattgataattttccTAATGACGTTGAAAGAAAtggtaataacaataacaataatattaataataacaataacaacaacaacaacaacaataataataataataataatgttaatgttaataataacaataataataattataataattataattattatcatcatcaacCTGGACCAAGCTCGAtacatcaaaataataatagatacagg CAGAATCTAGGGATACATCAGATATTAAGTCCAATAGTTTTTGCACAAGCAATGTGGCGTAATCGCTTTGTACGTTATTCCGAATTTGGGAATAGCAATTCAGCAGTTCGAAATATTACCAATAGTactggaggaggaggaagtggAGGTGGAAGTGGAAGTGCAAGTGGAAGtggcggaggaggaggaggaggtagtggtggtggtggtggtggtagtggtggtggaggtggaggtggaggtggaggtggaggtggaggtggaggtggaggtggaggcggtggtggaggtggtggcgGAGGTGGAAGTGGAGACGGAGAcggagatggagatggaggAGGAATAAGTGGCGGAGGACAAGATACTGGAAACGATGATAGCGACGATATCGATCTAGGAG ATCACATACCAGTTAGTATGACTGTTAATGGCTTTGAAATTCAGAGTTATCGGGTTCAAGCATGGGATTTTTCAACAGGTGAAATTCCAGACATAACTGACT CCAAGAAAAACATTGTCGTGCGTGAATGTAAGATTCATAATGACGCAAGTATTGATATTTCGTCCGATGGGAAATTATTAACGACCCTGTTACCATCGGGACGTATAAATGTCACGACGACGTTAG GTATATACAGTTTACAATGGGAAACTTTAGgagaaagaatttattcgACGAAAATCGATCAGACGGTTGTCTCTGTATCGATGTCACCAACAAGGCAACATCTCCTAGTGGGTTTGGCATCACGAAGAAGTCGTGCAAGAGGATTTCTAATGGCATTGCTTTA
- the LOC127068393 gene encoding probable WRKY transcription factor protein 1 isoform X2: MGKVKKRSILLHSNQSQNVIRNLMLRDLGLHNINKTSTRELESIAETNLVLKSHRELKCDLPGVPRATFLMVFSPDGYVFFHKKVFNTIKNFLLYFRTKLASTHGNHNVYITEVKTGKNIRTLSGHPRTPWCIAFHPSSSQILASGCLGGQVRVWDLSGGSEVWNAKSRTVIASLAFHPSEQLLVIATYNEIHFWDWSQSEPFAVASTRSDKEKVRYVAFDNLGRKLITGIANISPIRSRRDRPSVEQPYRTLLRNPLEGFQDAEAVPRYHHLWDAPLYGYRMVNNYNYARRTRNGNASDLRTTRVTRTVPNAPEVSSDLRDRQRNSPSLRRVFDVIIRHLCTEHGYNTENLHSETLDDENSGEQSENGYWLLEENSNSDSNLDEASTSNASNSRRWTSRWIQLDSSNRNYDNNRTSSLNDPTHTRLTNDEMIQRAQNRFCNRNQIAPMPANSLSYEQPPLFPFRSLQESQFRRLEQSAVPEVHSSSSSLHHRPINPPANASSSTSAKRENSSNENNTQETHIPPKKERVEGESSTENQQQQQQQQQQQQQQQQQGQDSQVENQLRNNNSTFERSVDSNMSELNISRDITGEGFRRWRLSLNRDVGLHPLEIRLRIRLLGRHIDNMQRLCRARLEIVQLQQVRRMWEDLQHQIRSLHVTVRVERQNNNQETAEQSNTSTNAKPSTSGQNSSSMSTDSQSEPTRNFKKILLESYKRENNETADTKVCDQNQPSTSTGITKSSKFMSSEPQSHNSNNDGTENSTNISLSNLLPSESELRDMQPHNLSNILDSLYSQCQNCNLPDNSQYTNNAINDHTYSNLTTNDENIQLPSISSLVSNIGITSNLPTISAITTTTSQSPSVSHLVNNEVNNPSSVNETGQTSENVEYSSEDVNTHLNKHLNDNTNNNEYVNTNTEDSSNIPENFNPRIQPESSSNNINLQNRQYMYQRICKYGRRMYLRNPRLLPLGAKRGSRSQSSSDTSRFCESVRRPWHLRRNPPNVCDSTSNENSNERNQVQSTSEFLQVMILRLEFLVRQQRALAQNNNVARGFDSDSQIDNITDSENQEIEQIREATRLRARQVLSLMVEGLTQFFETNRPENGSQSNMLYEQIYKMYVLLHLALELTDLLLAQLVTTRRELESSQYGPYSTDLSSQSNNRTEIPRSNSLDNSLQTEEYNPSSNVQALSENNDDTEIFERNLDTENPGTSLEMNQTNTEDLFSVHANRNYHNMAERLKRLFFHPQQLDAESEGNNTEERQNLNHLTSHVNNSISTDNATLTAQNHEFQQAGTSTGHNLSEHALSAEVQNIVERIQSNSSVNTDSSTDSRRQNNVQPLGSNIIYRNNGSRELRFHELSAAINRRGFRNNWQNISSGLNQHSQETEQRIPRPNSSNWGNFIPSEQSTRRPLNFQGSTLSAPIIRRASTPIRGYVRRYPTLQRERFRRRISYRNGVSRRQELNIPVIRVNGIPLNELHNLPGNQRRRLNAPPHIPSPYFIDNFPNDVERNGNNNNNNINNNNNNNNNNNNNNNNNVNVNNNNNNNYNNYNYYHHQPGPSSIHQNNNRYRNLGIHQILSPIVFAQAMWRNRFVRYSEFGNSNSAVRNITNSTGGGGSGGGSGSASGSGGGGGGGSGGGGGGSGGGGGGGGGGGGGGGGGGGGGGGGGGGGGSGDGDGDGDGGGISGGGQDTGNDDSDDIDLGDHIPVSMTVNGFEIQSYRVQAWDFSTGEIPDITDSKKNIVVRECKIHNDASIDISSDGKLLTTLLPSGRINVTTTLGIYSLQWETLGERIYSTKIDQTVVSVSMSPTRQHLLVGLASRRSRARGFLMALLYKLTDKESTKEKQCLVEQIDPECYNSYEPSDSYRTDEFIHGIDNFGNTRQNNDDIDRQDQDWRHRSMRTDIDIKDNKRNMVLIRKLLLYIPGSTGYVSLNCIRWAPQPGQGMVYATNTGQLNILH; this comes from the exons ATGGGGAAAGTCAAAAAAAGGTCGATATTGCTACATAGCAATCAATCTCAGAATGTGATACGCAACCTAATGTTAAGAGATTTAGGTcttcataatataaataaaactagtACACGAGAACTTGAATCAATAGCGGAAACAAATCTTGTTTTGAAGAGTCATAGAGAGTTG aaatgtgATTTACCTGGTGTTCCTAGAGCAACTTTTTTAATGGTCTTTAGTCCTGATGGGTatgttttttttcataaaaaggTATTTAacacaattaaaaattttctattatatttcaggACTAAACTGGCATCTACACATGGAAATcacaatgtatatattacagaaGTTAAGACAGGGAAGAATATAAGAACTCTTTCCGGCCATCCACGTACACCTTGGTGTATAGCTTTCCATCCATCTTCAAGTCAGATATTAGCTTCTGGTTGTCTTGGTGGTCAAGTTCGTGTATGGGATTTAAGT GGAGGTAGCGAAGTATGGAATGCTAAAAGTCGTACAGTCATTGCATCTCTTGCATTTCATCCATCTGAACAGTTGCTTGTAATAGCAACTTataatgaaattcatttttgGGATTGGAGTCAATCGGAACCTTTTGCAGTAGCTTCAACGCGatcggataaagaaaaagtgag gtATGTAGCATTCGATAATCTcggaagaaaattaatcacAGGTATCGCAAATATATCACCAATTCGATCACGGAGGGATCGTCCTTCTGTAGAGCAGCCGTACAGAACTCTATTAag aaatcCATTGGAAGGTTTTCAAGATGCTGAAGCAGTACCTCGCTATCATCATTTATGGGATGCGCCTCTTTATGGATACAGAATggtgaataattataattatgcaAGAAGAACACGAAACGGTAACGCATCTGATCTGAGAACTACAAGAGTGACAAGAACTGTTCCCAATGCACCAGAGGTATCATCCGACCTAAGAGATCGACAAAG AAATTCCCCTTCATTAAGGAGAGTATTCGATGTAATTATAAGACATTTATGCACAGAGCATGGGTATAATACAGAAAATTTACACAGTGAAACTTTGGATGACGAAAATAGTGGAGAACAATCAGAGAATGGATATTGGCTCCTGGAAGAAAATAGTAATTCAGATTCCAACCTTGACGAAGCCAGTACAAGTAATGCTTCTAATTCACGAAGATGGACCAGTCGTTGGATTCAATTAGACTCCTCCAACagaaattatgataataatcgtaCATCGTCGCTCAATGATCCAACGCATACGAGACTCACGAACGATGAGATGATTCAAAGAGCTCAGAATAGGTTCTGCAATAGAAATCAAATTGCCCCTATGCCTGCGAATTCTCTAAGCTACGAACAGCCACCGTTATTTCCGTTCAGAAGTTTGCAAGAAAGTCAATTTAGGAGACTAGAACAAAGCGCAGTGCCAGAAGTTCATTCTTCCAGTAGTTCGCTTCATCATCGGCCAATAAATCCTCCTGCGAATGCAAGTAGTAGTACGTcggcgaaaagagaaaattcaagCAATGAGAACAACACGCAAGAAACACATATTCCtccaaagaaggaaagagtagAAGGGGAAAGTTCAACGGaaaatcaacaacaacaacaacaacaacaacagcaacagcaacagcaacaacaacaaggaCAAGATAGTCAAGTTGAAAATCAATTAAGAAACAATAACTCTACTTTCGAACGATCTGTAGATAGTAATATGAGCGAATTGAATATCAGCAGAGATATAACTGGAGAAGGATTCAGAAGATGGAGATTGTCCCTGAATCGAGATGTCGGTCTTCATCCTTTAGAAATTCGACTGAGAATACGCCTCCTTGGACGACATATAGATAATATGCAACGTTTGTGTAG AGCCAGATTAGAAATTGTTCAACTGCAGCAAGTTCGTAGGATGTGGGAAGACTTGCAACATCAAATACGTTCGCTACATGTAACCGTACGAGTTGAGAGACAAAACAATAATCAAGAAACAGCAGAACAATCGAATACAAGTACAAATGCTAAACCTTCGACGTCTGGTCAGAATTCCTCTTCAATGTCGACAGATTCTCAAAGTGAACCTACTAGAAACtttaaaaagattcttttaGAAAGttataagagagagaataacgaGACTGCTGATACGAAAGTGTGCGATCAAAATCAACCTTCAACATCTACAGGGATAACGAAATCATCCAAATTTATGAGCAGCGAACCACAAAGTCACAATAGCAATAACGATGGGACAGAAAATTCGACGAACATAAGCCTTTCGAATTTATTACCAAGTGAATCTGAATTAAGAGATATGCAACCGcataatttatcgaatatattggACAGTCTTTACTCGCAATGTCAGAATTGTAATCTTCCTGATAATTCGCAGTACACGAATAATGCGATAAATGATCATACTTATTCGAATTTAACAACCAACGatgaaaatatacaattacCAAGTATATCAAGTCTTGTTTCTAATATTGGAATCACGTCAAACTTACCAACAATTTCTGCAATCACCACTACAACTTCGCAATCGCCTAGCGTTTCGCATTTAGTTAATAACGAAGTAAATAATCCAAGTTCTGTTAATGAAACAGGGCAGACGAGTGAAAATGTAGAGTATTCTTCCGAGGATGTAAATACGCATCTCAATAAACATCTTAatgataatactaataataacgaatacgTTAATACCAATACAGAAGATTCATCAAATATTCCTGAAAATTTTAATCCAAGAATACAACCCGAATCGTCgtcaaataatatcaatttacaAAACAGACAGTACATGTACCAAAGAATTTGTAAATATGGCCGCCGAATGTACTTAAG aaatccAAGATTATTGCCACTGGGAGCTAAAAGAGGCTCTAGATCACAATCGAGTAGCGACACTTCTCGTTTTTGTGAAAGTGTAAGAAGGCCATGGCATTTACGTAGAAATCCACCGAACGTATGCGATAGTACGTCCAATGAAAATAGTAATGAAAGAAATCAAGTGCAAAGTACTTCAGAATTTTTACAAGTAATGATACTTCGATTGGAGTTCTTAGTTCGTCAGCAAAGAGCTCTCGCTCAAAATAATAACGTTGCTAGGGGTTTTGATAGTGATAGTCAAATAGACAATATCACGGATAGTGAAAATCAAGAAATTGAACAGATTCGAGAAGCTACTCGTCTTCGAGCTAG GCAAGTTCTTAGTTTGATGGTTGAAGGTTTAACGCAATTCTTTGAAACTAACAGACCTGAGAATGGATCGCAAAGTAATATGCTTTATGAACAAATCTATA aaatgtaTGTTTTACTGCACTTAGCATTAGAATTAACGGATTTGTTATTAGCTCAATTGGTAACTACGAGACGAGAATTGGAGTCTAGTCAATATGGGCCATATAGTACCGATCTTTCATCTCAAAGTAATAATAGGACAGAAATACCTCGAAGTAATAGTTTAGACAATAGTTTACAAACGGAAGAATACAATCCAAGCAGCAACGTGCAAGCGTTATCAGAAAATAACGACGACACtgaaatttttgaaagaaatcttGATACAGAAAATCCTGGAACATCCCTTGAGATGAATCAGACAAATACGGAGGATCTTTTCTCGGTACACGCTAATAGAAACTATCACAATATGGCagaacgattaaaaagatTGTTCTTTCATCCGCAACAACTTGATGCTGAATCAGAAGGCAATAATACGGAGGAACGTCAAAATTTGAATCATCTGACTTCACACGTGAATAATTCCATAAGTACGGATAACGCTACTCTCACTGCACAAAATCATGAGTTTCAGCAAGCGGGTACAAGCACCGGTCATAATTTATCGGAGCATGCTTTGTCCGCTGAGGTACAGAATATCGTTGAAAGGATTCAAAGTAATAGTTCTGTTAATACCGATAGCTCGACGGATAGTAGAAGACAAAATAATGTGCAACCTCTAGGTAGTAACATTATCTACAGAAATAATGGTTCTCGTGAGTTACGTTTTCATGAGCTTAGTGCAGCAATTAACAGAAGAGGATTTAGAAACAATTGGCAAAACATATCGTCTGGACTCAATCAGCATTCGCAAGAAACTGAACAAAGAATTCCAAGACCAAACTCTTCTAATTGGGGTAACTTTATTCCAAGCGAACAAAGTACGAGAAGACCATTAAATTTCCAAGGGTCTACTTTATCAGCGCCGATAATAAGAAGAGCGTCTACGCCTATTCGAGGATATGTTAGAAGATACCCTACACTTCAAAGGGAACGTTTCAGACGTAGAATATCTTATAGAAACGGAGTATCTCGTAGACAAGAATTAAATATTCCTGTTATACGAGTAAACGGAATTCCATTGAACGAATTGCATAATTTGCCAGGAAATCAAAGAAGGAGACTTAATGCTCCACCTCATATTCCTTCGccatattttattgataattttccTAATGACGTTGAAAGAAAtggtaataacaataacaataatattaataataacaataacaacaacaacaacaacaataataataataataataatgttaatgttaataataacaataataataattataataattataattattatcatcatcaacCTGGACCAAGCTCGAtacatcaaaataataatagatacagg AATCTAGGGATACATCAGATATTAAGTCCAATAGTTTTTGCACAAGCAATGTGGCGTAATCGCTTTGTACGTTATTCCGAATTTGGGAATAGCAATTCAGCAGTTCGAAATATTACCAATAGTactggaggaggaggaagtggAGGTGGAAGTGGAAGTGCAAGTGGAAGtggcggaggaggaggaggaggtagtggtggtggtggtggtggtagtggtggtggaggtggaggtggaggtggaggtggaggtggaggtggaggtggaggtggaggcggtggtggaggtggtggcgGAGGTGGAAGTGGAGACGGAGAcggagatggagatggaggAGGAATAAGTGGCGGAGGACAAGATACTGGAAACGATGATAGCGACGATATCGATCTAGGAG ATCACATACCAGTTAGTATGACTGTTAATGGCTTTGAAATTCAGAGTTATCGGGTTCAAGCATGGGATTTTTCAACAGGTGAAATTCCAGACATAACTGACT CCAAGAAAAACATTGTCGTGCGTGAATGTAAGATTCATAATGACGCAAGTATTGATATTTCGTCCGATGGGAAATTATTAACGACCCTGTTACCATCGGGACGTATAAATGTCACGACGACGTTAG GTATATACAGTTTACAATGGGAAACTTTAGgagaaagaatttattcgACGAAAATCGATCAGACGGTTGTCTCTGTATCGATGTCACCAACAAGGCAACATCTCCTAGTGGGTTTGGCATCACGAAGAAGTCGTGCAAGAGGATTTCTAATGGCATTGCTTTA